A window of the Brassica oleracea var. oleracea cultivar TO1000 chromosome C1, BOL, whole genome shotgun sequence genome harbors these coding sequences:
- the LOC106342277 gene encoding cyclin-D3-3-like: protein MAFQEEEEVLNAPFCMLFCEEERSHELEGDESVVKFPFFHLGFLDHDMLWDDDELLSLISKENELRPCLSDTVLDEFLVLCREKALDWIFRVKTYYGFNALTALLAVNYFDTFLTSRKFQTDKPWMSQLTAVACLSLAAKVEEIRVPLLLDLQVGDARYVFEAKTIQRMELLILSTLQWRMHPVTPISYFDHIIRRCSSKSHHDLEFLSRCESLLLSIVPDSRFLSYSPSVLATAIMVSVVGDSTTCDEAEYESQLMTLLKVDPEKVNKCYELVLDHIPSKKRMQPASPTGVFDASFNSDSSNESWVASASASVSASQSHEPLFKRRRVQEQQMKLSPINRMFLDVFTSSPR, encoded by the exons ATGGCTTTCCAAGAAGAGGAAGAGGTTCTAAACGCACCGTTTTGTATGCTTTTCTGCGAGGAAGAGAGGAGCCATGAGTTAGAGGGAGACGAGAGCGTTGTAAAGTTTCCCTTTTTCCATCTGGGTTTTCTCGATCATGACATGTTATGGGATGACGATGAGTTGTTGAGTTTGATTTCGAAAGAAAACGAGTTAAGGCCGTGTCTTTCCGACACAGTCTTAGATGAGTTTCTCGTTCTGTGTCGTGAAAAGGCTCTTGATTGGATCTTTAGAGTGAAAACTTATTATGGGTTTAATGCGCTGACGGCTCTACTCGCTGTTAACTACTTCGATACGTTTCTTACGAGCAGGAAGTTTCAGACAGACAAGCCATGGATGTCTCAGCTTACAGCTGTGGCTTGTCTGTCTTTAGCTGCTAAAGTTGAAGAGATCCGTGTTCCCTTGCTCTTAGATCTTCAA GTGGGAGATGCGAGATATGTCTTTGAGGCTAAGACTATTCAGAGAATGGAGCTTTTGATTCTCTCTACTCTTCAGTGGAGGATGCATCCCGTGACTCCTATCTCATATTTCGATCACATTATCCGGCGATGCAGCTCTAAATCTCACCACGACTTGGAGTTCTTGAGTCGATGTGAATCTCTGTTACTCTCCATTGTTCCTG ATTCGAGGTTTCTAAGCTACAGTCCTTCGGTGTTGGCCACTGCAATAATGGTCTCTGTCGTTGGAGATTCCACGACGTGTGACGAAGCTGAATATGAATCTCAGCTCATGACTCTGCTCAAAGTCGATCCG GAGAAAGTAAATAAATGCTATGAGTTAGTGTTAGATCACATTCCAAGCAAGAAAAGGATGCAACCCGCTAGTCCAACTGGTGTATTTGATGCATCATTCAACTCTGATAGCTCGAACGAGTCATGGGTTGCTTCTGCTTCTGCATCAGTGTCTGCATCACAGTCTCATGAGCCTCTATTCAAGAGGAGAAGAGTGCAAGAGCAGCAGATGAAGCTGTCTCCAATAAACAGAATGTTTCTCGATGTGTTCACAAGTAGTCCTCGCTAA